A region from the bacterium genome encodes:
- a CDS encoding BCAM0308 family protein yields the protein MRKREHPMRGGRGHCDDPYALIRGYKEPTVCPNCGLVFHEKKWIRNQEFSTKLKNDRSTHYELCPACREIKEHYPMGIVRLKGDFWKTHKGMIENLIRNEETRGMDKNPLERIISIREEGDTLLIETTRESLASRIGKVMKRACKGNLKYEFSRGEKLVRIEWSRD from the coding sequence ATGAGGAAAAGGGAACATCCAATGAGAGGAGGGCGTGGTCATTGTGATGACCCATATGCATTAATTCGAGGTTATAAGGAGCCAACTGTATGCCCAAATTGTGGGCTTGTATTTCATGAAAAGAAATGGATTAGAAATCAAGAGTTTTCAACTAAGCTTAAAAATGACCGTAGCACTCACTACGAACTATGTCCTGCTTGTAGGGAGATTAAAGAACACTACCCTATGGGAATTGTAAGACTTAAAGGAGACTTTTGGAAAACTCATAAAGGGATGATTGAAAATTTAATTCGTAATGAGGAAACTCGAGGGATGGATAAAAATCCGTTGGAAAGAATCATAAGTATAAGAGAAGAAGGAGATACATTACTCATAGAGACAACAAGAGAAAGTCTTGCAAGTAGGATTGGTAAGGTTATGAAAAGGGCGTGTAAAGGAAACCTTAAATACGAGTTCTCAAGAGGCGAGAAACTCGTAAGAATAGAGTGGTCGAGAGATTAG